The following are from one region of the Advenella mimigardefordensis DPN7 genome:
- a CDS encoding thiolase, translating to MIDAKLRGATAIVGVGHAGLGLAEGYTEMEILVQAATRAVRDAGLTMQDIDGIATASVSSTMWVMPVIEHLGIKPTFIDNTMVGGSSFVAHLMPAMQALACGQCNAVLVCYGSTQRSSTVNRAAIGNMRKVMDPQPYENPYQPLSPLSSYALAAARHMHQYGTTREHLAEVAVAARRWAQLNPEASMRDPLTIDQVLSARMVSDPLTVRDCCLVSDGAGAYVLVRADRAKTLRHKPVYVLGNATAVWNRQISSMDDLTVTAAKQSGTIAFEMAGVKPADIDVAEVYDAFTINTILFLEDLGFCRKGEGGDFVSKGGIAPGGHLPVNTNGGGLSCVHPGMYGIFILIEAVRQLRGQGEARQVANAQLAVVHGNGGTLSSQSTAILGTDATL from the coding sequence ATGATCGATGCAAAACTGCGCGGTGCGACCGCGATTGTCGGCGTTGGACATGCCGGACTGGGTCTGGCCGAGGGATATACGGAAATGGAAATTCTGGTTCAGGCGGCCACGCGTGCCGTGCGCGATGCCGGCCTGACCATGCAGGATATCGATGGGATTGCCACCGCCAGCGTCTCCTCTACCATGTGGGTAATGCCCGTGATTGAACATCTGGGTATCAAACCGACCTTTATTGACAACACGATGGTGGGGGGGTCCAGCTTTGTAGCACACCTGATGCCGGCCATGCAGGCACTGGCTTGCGGTCAGTGCAATGCCGTGCTGGTCTGCTATGGCAGCACCCAACGCAGCTCCACGGTGAACCGGGCCGCTATCGGCAACATGCGCAAGGTCATGGACCCACAGCCATATGAAAACCCGTATCAGCCGCTAAGCCCGCTGAGCTCTTATGCATTGGCGGCGGCCCGGCATATGCATCAATACGGCACGACGCGCGAACATCTGGCCGAAGTGGCCGTTGCTGCCCGCCGGTGGGCGCAACTGAACCCGGAAGCCAGCATGCGCGATCCACTCACAATTGATCAGGTGTTATCGGCACGCATGGTATCGGATCCGCTGACCGTGCGCGACTGTTGTCTGGTGAGTGATGGTGCCGGCGCCTATGTCCTGGTGCGCGCGGACCGGGCCAAAACGCTCAGGCACAAACCCGTTTACGTGCTGGGCAACGCTACGGCCGTATGGAATCGCCAGATTTCGTCAATGGATGACCTGACCGTGACCGCAGCAAAACAGTCCGGAACCATTGCATTTGAAATGGCCGGCGTCAAGCCTGCGGACATTGATGTTGCCGAAGTATATGACGCATTCACCATCAACACCATTCTGTTTCTGGAAGACCTGGGCTTTTGCCGCAAGGGTGAAGGTGGAGACTTTGTCAGCAAGGGCGGCATCGCCCCGGGAGGACACTTGCCTGTCAACACCAATGGCGGCGGCCTCTCCTGCGTGCACCCGGGCATGTATGGGATATTTATTCTGATCGAAGCGGTCAGGCAACTGCGTGGCCAAGGCGAGGCTCGCCAGGTTGCCAATGCCCAGTTGGCCGTCGTACATGGCAACGGCGGCACGCTCTCGAGCCAATCGACCGCGATACTGGGGACCGACGCAACACTTTAA
- the paaG gene encoding 2-(1,2-epoxy-1,2-dihydrophenyl)acetyl-CoA isomerase PaaG produces the protein MEKKDYETIVFDYRDCVGYITLNRPDKLNSFTAQMHSELREVLDFLESRADLRGVILTGAGRGFCAGQDLGERQPLEPGQFRDLGEALEKNYKPLVLRMRALPAPIICFVNGVAAGAGMSLALACDLVFAVKSAKFIQAFAKISLVPDAGSTHFLPRLIGTQRAMGAAMLAEPVSAEQAEQWGMIWKCIEDDQLQSHMQTVHTQLVSGATRALAATKHALYASADNSLPEQLELEIELQREMGMSEDYREGSRAFREKRKPLFQGR, from the coding sequence GTGGAAAAAAAAGACTATGAGACGATTGTGTTTGACTACCGTGATTGCGTGGGATACATCACGCTCAACAGGCCGGACAAACTAAACAGCTTTACCGCGCAGATGCATAGCGAGCTGCGCGAGGTGCTGGATTTTCTTGAGTCACGGGCAGATTTACGCGGGGTCATCCTGACCGGGGCCGGCAGAGGGTTTTGCGCCGGGCAGGATCTGGGCGAGCGTCAGCCACTGGAGCCGGGGCAGTTTCGTGACCTGGGTGAGGCACTGGAGAAAAACTACAAACCGCTGGTCCTGAGGATGCGCGCCTTGCCTGCGCCGATTATCTGTTTTGTCAATGGTGTGGCCGCTGGTGCAGGCATGAGCCTGGCGCTGGCTTGTGATCTGGTATTTGCGGTCAAATCAGCCAAATTTATTCAGGCCTTTGCCAAAATCAGTCTGGTACCAGACGCTGGCTCTACCCATTTTCTGCCACGTCTGATCGGTACGCAGCGCGCCATGGGTGCAGCCATGCTGGCAGAACCCGTCTCTGCCGAACAGGCCGAGCAATGGGGCATGATCTGGAAGTGTATTGAGGACGACCAGTTGCAGTCACACATGCAAACCGTGCATACACAACTGGTTAGCGGTGCGACACGTGCGCTGGCCGCCACCAAGCACGCTCTCTATGCAAGTGCCGATAACAGTCTGCCCGAACAGCTCGAACTGGAAATTGAACTGCAGCGCGAAATGGGCATGAGCGAAGACTATCGGGAAGGCAGCAGGGCGTTCAGGGAAAAGCGCAAGCCGTTGTTTCAGGGGCGTTAG
- a CDS encoding 3-oxoacid CoA-transferase subunit A, with the protein MINKILDTHEAALSQIPEGASIMVGGFGDAGIPFEMLASLARMGTRNLTLISNNAGTRDVGIAGLIKNGQVRKIICSHPRPPQSDVFAQAFRAGQIELECTPQGTLAERMRAAGAGLGPFFTPTGYGTRVSENKEVRVVNGIGYVLEEPLHADFALVRAHLGDRWGNLTYRWAARNFNPVMCTAARHTIAQVDKVVELGSIHPEHVMTPGIFVKDIVLAGAQHD; encoded by the coding sequence ATGATAAACAAAATTCTAGACACACACGAAGCGGCACTGAGCCAGATCCCCGAGGGAGCATCCATTATGGTGGGTGGCTTTGGCGACGCGGGTATTCCATTTGAAATGCTGGCCAGTCTTGCCAGAATGGGCACCCGCAATTTAACCCTCATCAGCAATAACGCGGGCACACGCGACGTGGGTATTGCCGGTCTGATCAAAAATGGCCAGGTCAGAAAAATTATCTGCTCTCATCCCCGCCCCCCGCAATCGGATGTGTTCGCACAGGCGTTTCGTGCCGGCCAGATAGAGCTCGAGTGCACTCCGCAAGGCACCCTGGCCGAAAGAATGCGTGCCGCCGGCGCGGGGCTGGGACCGTTTTTTACGCCTACCGGCTACGGCACACGCGTATCGGAGAACAAAGAAGTACGCGTGGTCAATGGTATTGGTTACGTACTGGAGGAGCCCCTGCACGCTGATTTTGCGCTGGTACGGGCGCATCTGGGAGATCGCTGGGGCAATCTGACCTATCGCTGGGCCGCCAGAAACTTCAACCCCGTCATGTGTACCGCCGCCAGACATACCATCGCACAAGTTGATAAAGTCGTAGAACTGGGCAGCATTCATCCCGAACATGTGATGACACCGGGCATATTTGTGAAAGATATCGTACTTGCAGGAGCACAGCATGACTGA
- a CDS encoding Zn-ribbon domain-containing OB-fold protein, with the protein MTVSNQTLDTGADKYFHSQLQAGVFTIQRCGQCNNSIFYPRMICPHCGGDDLQWYEPSGKGTVYSTTIVRNKPEKGGDYNVALIDLAEGPRMMSRVEQIAPEKVTIGLAVSARIKQTDDSTLLVFVPTGEQA; encoded by the coding sequence ATGACCGTGAGCAATCAGACGCTGGATACCGGCGCAGACAAGTACTTTCACAGCCAGCTGCAGGCCGGCGTGTTTACCATTCAGCGCTGCGGCCAGTGCAACAACAGCATCTTCTACCCGCGCATGATCTGCCCTCATTGCGGCGGCGACGACCTGCAATGGTACGAGCCTTCCGGCAAAGGCACGGTGTACTCCACCACGATCGTGCGCAACAAGCCTGAAAAAGGTGGCGACTATAACGTCGCGCTGATCGACCTGGCCGAAGGTCCCCGCATGATGAGCCGGGTGGAGCAAATCGCCCCTGAAAAGGTAACAATAGGCCTGGCGGTCAGCGCCCGGATCAAACAGACAGATGACAGCACCCTGCTGGTTTTTGTGCCAACAGGAGAGCAGGCATGA